One genomic segment of Marinitoga piezophila KA3 includes these proteins:
- the upp gene encoding uracil phosphoribosyltransferase gives MDFKNLTVVNHPLIKHKLTIMRNKNTGPKEFRELLNEITLLLTYEATRNLPTIDVDVDTPIQTTTGQMVEDKKITIVPILRAGLGMMDGILSLVPNASIGFLGIYRDPETLKPVEYYLKFPPFTENHYVFIVDPMLATGFSIKYAIKKVKEFGVKNIIVMSLLAAPEGVKNVEEEHPDVKIFTAAMDEKLNDHAYIIPGLGDAGDRLFRTK, from the coding sequence ATGGATTTTAAAAACCTTACTGTGGTAAACCACCCTTTAATCAAACACAAACTTACAATTATGAGAAACAAAAACACCGGTCCAAAAGAATTTAGAGAATTATTAAATGAAATAACTCTATTATTAACTTACGAAGCAACAAGAAATCTGCCAACAATAGATGTAGATGTAGACACACCTATTCAAACAACAACAGGTCAAATGGTTGAAGATAAAAAAATCACCATAGTTCCAATATTAAGAGCAGGTCTTGGTATGATGGATGGTATTTTAAGCCTTGTACCAAATGCCAGTATAGGTTTTCTTGGAATCTATAGAGATCCTGAAACCTTAAAACCTGTAGAATATTATTTAAAATTTCCACCATTTACAGAAAATCACTATGTTTTCATAGTTGATCCAATGCTTGCAACAGGATTCTCAATTAAATATGCCATTAAAAAAGTTAAAGAATTTGGAGTTAAAAATATTATTGTTATGTCATTGTTAGCCGCTCCAGAAGGAGTTAAAAATGTAGAAGAGGAACATCCAGATGTTAAGATTTTTACTGCTGCAATGGATGAAAAATTAAATGATCACGCATATATTATCCCTGGACTCGGGGACGCTGGAGATAGGTTATTTAGAACAAAATAA
- a CDS encoding ABC transporter permease has product MKIFSLMKYELIKIFRNKGFIISIILIPFLLAYLGSNLFPENMLADYKIAVYNEDNSFLGKFGFMFLSQFFKWKDAVQLSSKTEMTEAIKENKFDSILIIPKGFMNDLKNYKKTQLIIVPNPNDLNSSVAIYTVVKALFNELAGIPEISVGSTTQFVLKGGISVDKDRVPPEITIKIPDIKDGSLKNVKGASLDFQDMLAPSSILVLILIFSMGGIGISVSQTRENGLLDIYRANGLKIWEFSVYKLLTYVFLGLISSFITWYVFEHYGTNFAGSEINLVILITLNVIMFATFGLLIASIAKTTRTTTFMLAIFIGVMILFGDVLISIPKESVWYKWSYALPIKYSIDSLRKVALLNYNLSMIQKDIFIMVGFTIIAFFISYLSLSHVERR; this is encoded by the coding sequence ATGAAAATATTTAGCCTGATGAAATATGAACTCATAAAAATTTTTCGAAATAAAGGATTTATTATATCAATAATTCTAATTCCGTTTTTGTTAGCATATCTTGGTTCTAATTTGTTTCCAGAAAATATGCTGGCAGATTATAAAATTGCTGTTTATAATGAGGATAATTCATTTTTGGGTAAATTTGGATTTATGTTTTTAAGTCAATTTTTTAAATGGAAAGATGCTGTACAGCTTTCCTCTAAAACAGAGATGACAGAAGCCATTAAAGAAAATAAATTTGATTCAATTCTAATTATTCCAAAAGGATTTATGAATGATTTAAAGAATTACAAAAAAACACAATTAATAATTGTTCCCAACCCGAACGATTTAAATAGCAGTGTTGCTATTTATACCGTGGTAAAAGCATTATTTAATGAATTGGCAGGAATTCCTGAAATTTCAGTTGGTTCAACAACGCAATTTGTTTTAAAAGGAGGTATTTCAGTAGATAAGGATAGAGTACCTCCGGAAATTACCATAAAGATCCCCGATATAAAAGATGGATCTTTAAAAAATGTTAAAGGTGCATCATTGGATTTTCAGGATATGCTAGCTCCATCATCAATACTCGTATTAATATTGATATTTTCAATGGGAGGAATTGGTATATCTGTTTCACAAACAAGAGAAAATGGATTACTTGATATATATAGAGCAAATGGGCTTAAAATCTGGGAATTTTCAGTATATAAGTTATTGACATATGTATTTCTTGGGTTAATTTCAAGTTTTATAACCTGGTATGTTTTTGAACATTATGGAACAAATTTTGCTGGGAGTGAAATTAATTTAGTAATTTTAATAACATTAAATGTAATAATGTTTGCTACTTTTGGGCTGTTAATAGCATCTATTGCCAAAACTACAAGAACAACAACATTTATGCTCGCTATATTTATTGGAGTTATGATTTTATTTGGCGATGTATTAATCTCCATTCCTAAGGAATCTGTATGGTATAAATGGTCATATGCATTACCTATAAAATATTCCATAGATTCTTTAAGAAAAGTAGCTTTATTAAATTATAATCTTTCTATGATTCAAAAAGATATATTCATTATGGTTGGATTTACAATTATAGCCTTTTTTATAAGTTATTTATCTCTATCACATGTTGAAAGAAGATGA
- a CDS encoding glycine C-acetyltransferase, with protein sequence MNFYEQLVAEMNELKENGLFVTIRTLESAQGAWFEVDGKKVLNLCSNNYLGFANNERMKKAAIEAIEKYGVGPGAVRSIAGTMDIHTQLEKELAAFKKTEATLVVQSGFNANQAVIPAITTKDDAILSDELNHASIIDGVRLSKAKKYVWKHKDVKDLEEKLKEAKEAGARRLLIITDGVFSMDGDLAPLPEIVEVAEKYDAIVMVDDAHGEGVLGESGRGIVDHFHLHGRVHIEVGTLSKAFGVVGGFVAGKKELIDYLKQKARPFLFSSSLSPAEAGAALEAVRILVESGEVVERLWDNAKYFKEKLNALGFDTWHSETPITPVMLYDAKVAKEFSLKLFEEGIFAQSIGYPTVPKGLARIRVMISAAHTKEDLDFAVEKFEKIGKELNIIK encoded by the coding sequence ATGAATTTCTATGAACAACTTGTAGCTGAAATGAATGAATTAAAGGAAAATGGATTATTTGTAACTATTAGAACACTTGAAAGCGCTCAGGGTGCATGGTTTGAAGTTGATGGAAAAAAAGTTTTAAATCTTTGTTCAAATAATTATCTTGGTTTCGCGAATAATGAAAGAATGAAAAAAGCTGCTATAGAAGCAATAGAAAAATATGGAGTAGGTCCTGGTGCTGTAAGAAGTATTGCAGGTACAATGGATATACATACACAACTTGAGAAAGAACTTGCTGCATTTAAAAAAACTGAAGCAACTTTAGTTGTTCAATCAGGATTTAATGCTAACCAGGCAGTTATTCCTGCAATTACAACTAAAGATGATGCAATATTATCAGATGAATTAAACCATGCAAGTATTATAGACGGTGTAAGATTATCAAAAGCAAAAAAATACGTATGGAAACATAAAGACGTTAAGGATCTTGAAGAAAAATTAAAAGAAGCTAAAGAAGCTGGAGCAAGAAGACTCTTAATTATCACAGATGGTGTTTTCAGTATGGATGGCGATTTAGCTCCATTACCAGAAATTGTTGAAGTTGCTGAAAAGTATGATGCTATTGTTATGGTTGATGATGCACACGGAGAAGGAGTTCTTGGTGAAAGTGGAAGAGGAATTGTAGACCATTTCCACCTACACGGAAGAGTTCATATAGAGGTTGGTACTCTTTCTAAAGCATTTGGTGTTGTTGGAGGCTTTGTAGCTGGTAAAAAGGAATTAATAGACTATTTAAAACAAAAAGCAAGACCTTTCTTATTTAGTAGTTCATTATCCCCAGCAGAAGCAGGCGCTGCTCTTGAAGCTGTAAGAATACTTGTTGAAAGCGGAGAAGTTGTAGAAAGATTATGGGATAATGCAAAATACTTCAAAGAAAAATTAAATGCACTTGGGTTTGACACATGGCATAGCGAAACACCTATTACACCTGTAATGTTATATGATGCAAAGGTTGCAAAAGAGTTTAGTTTAAAACTCTTTGAAGAGGGCATTTTCGCTCAATCAATTGGATATCCTACAGTACCAAAAGGATTAGCAAGAATCAGGGTTATGATTAGTGCAGCACATACAAAAGAAGATCTTGATTTCGCTGTTGAAAAATTTGAAAAAATCGGTAAAGAATTAAATATTATAAAATAA
- the tdh gene encoding L-threonine 3-dehydrogenase, with translation MKAIVKKEPGKGFSLEEVEIPEIKEPNDVKVKVLNASICGTDLHIWKWDEWSQQRIKTPQIDGHEFVGEVVEVGPMVKGLKPGDIVAAETHIPCGVCKQCKTGKMHICKNMQILGVDRDGVFAEYVVVPEIVLWKLDPSIPREFASVMEPLGNAIHTATAVDLRGKTVLITGAGPIGVMAVQVAKVSGAATIIVSEPSEYRMNMAKEMGADYIINPLEENLVEEVMKLTNDDGADVLLEMSGNPNALNQGINALTNGGDAVILGVFPTNPVPFEMNTAVFKGINIHCITGRKMFETWQIASEWLRTKKLDLSKVITHVLPMEEFEKGFEIMNSKKSGKIILKISE, from the coding sequence ATGAAGGCTATTGTCAAAAAAGAACCTGGAAAAGGATTTTCGCTTGAAGAAGTTGAAATTCCTGAAATTAAAGAGCCAAATGATGTAAAGGTTAAAGTTTTAAATGCTTCCATATGCGGAACTGATTTACATATCTGGAAATGGGATGAATGGTCACAGCAAAGAATTAAAACTCCACAAATTGATGGTCATGAATTTGTTGGTGAAGTTGTTGAAGTTGGTCCTATGGTAAAAGGATTAAAACCGGGAGATATTGTTGCTGCAGAAACACATATTCCATGTGGCGTTTGTAAACAATGTAAAACTGGTAAAATGCACATATGTAAAAATATGCAGATATTAGGTGTGGATAGAGACGGTGTTTTTGCAGAGTATGTTGTAGTACCTGAAATTGTGTTATGGAAACTTGATCCATCTATACCAAGAGAGTTTGCTTCTGTTATGGAACCCCTTGGAAACGCTATACATACAGCTACTGCAGTTGATTTAAGAGGAAAAACCGTTTTAATTACAGGTGCAGGTCCAATTGGAGTTATGGCTGTTCAGGTTGCAAAGGTATCTGGTGCTGCTACAATAATAGTAAGTGAACCTTCAGAATATAGAATGAATATGGCTAAAGAAATGGGAGCAGATTATATTATAAACCCTCTTGAAGAAAATCTTGTAGAAGAAGTTATGAAATTAACAAATGATGATGGCGCAGATGTTTTACTTGAAATGTCAGGTAATCCTAATGCTTTAAATCAAGGAATAAATGCTTTAACTAATGGCGGAGATGCTGTTATACTTGGCGTTTTTCCAACTAATCCTGTTCCATTTGAAATGAATACTGCCGTATTTAAAGGTATAAATATACATTGTATTACAGGAAGAAAAATGTTCGAAACATGGCAAATAGCATCAGAATGGCTAAGAACAAAAAAACTCGATCTTTCAAAGGTTATTACACATGTATTACCAATGGAAGAATTTGAAAAAGGTTTTGAAATTATGAATTCTAAAAAAAGTGGTAAAATAATCCTTAAAATCTCTGAATAA